The following are from one region of the Cyclopterus lumpus isolate fCycLum1 chromosome 21, fCycLum1.pri, whole genome shotgun sequence genome:
- the si:ch211-67e16.4 gene encoding uncharacterized protein si:ch211-67e16.4: MDVSIAVTLIRGQMGAVVERAVNGAVETVLAEMLKVVGVKFEEVKSQVALMKRDLTTLQREKVQREKENDNIRAKLRYTELKLKYYRQGVEEELQQRASASGLVRIHPSSFLQAQRDGAGVSSTEASTSCSTQTRTSSNPECTSTHSTGRPSIRARGSSDVGVASFDTADFLLTVSGSMNTSTESLDSSAVSFCPAERDPAQSKDQQDGCEWSVTLPPHAGGVASTLPPDPGRQSAGGGSLSPDVSTQADSSTLLSSAPQVKQEPQEEEVICIKEEPEEVQAVMSTLLLDCQMQQGYLPESEAQRAVTECLGLPAVQRNHTAGFSYLMPQPASSLQSAVPLPSGLPPRAALRPWTKDLSLYEEFKLRRNELRRRSINRRRELEKALPQPLLADLVRERREKTRLRVARWRAKRKLQDGSNQDHALGGAAGLSQSGFPISSQQQQQQQQQLRVTCASSSQQRHSSAPPPNSFLSNQSAASPFIPSSSSLLMRSHNMAPHQHTVTSSSSSSSSSSFVQVSLLQQSVSLTDGDNLQ; the protein is encoded by the exons ATGGACGTCAGCATCGCCGTGACGCTGATCCGGGGCCAGATGGGCGCCGTGGTGGAGCGGGCCGTGAACGGCGCCGTGGAGACCGTGCTGGCCGAGATGCTCAAAGTGGTCGGAGTCAAATTCGAGGAGGTGAAGTCCCAAGTGGCGCTGATGAAGAGGGACCTCACCACGCTGCAGAGGGAGAAGGTCCAACGGGAGAAGGAGAACGACAACATCCGAGCCAAGCTGCGCTACACCGAGCTGAAGCTGAAGTACTACAGGcaaggggtggaggaggagctgcagcagaggGCCTCCGCCTCCGGCCTGGTCCGCATCCACCCGTCCTCCTTCCTGCAAGCACAGAGGGACGGTGCAGGCGTTTCCTCCACCGAGGCCTCGACATCATGCTCCACACAGACCAGGACTTCAAGCAACCCAG AATGCACCTCTACGCACAGCACGGGCAGGCCTTCAATCAGAGCGCGTGGTAGTTCAGACGTGGGCGTGGCCAGCTTCGACACGGCCGACTTTCTGCTGACGGTCTCGGGCTCCATGAACACGTCAACAGAATCTCTGGACAGCAGTGCAG ttTCGTTCTGCCCCGCAGAGCGAGACCCGGCTCAGAGCAAAGACCAGCAGGACGGCTGCGAGTGGAGCGTCACTCTGCCGCCGCACGCGGGAGGCGTGGCCTCGACCCTCCCCCCGGACCCGGGGCGGCAGTCGGCCGGCGGCGGCTCGCTGTCCCCGGACGTCTCCACCCAGGCCGACAGCTCCACTCTGCTCTCCTCTGCTCCACAG GTGAAGCAGGAgccccaggaggaggaggtgatctGTATCAAGGAGGAGCCGGAGGAGGTGCAGGCGGTGATGTCCACCCTTCTGCTGGACTGCCAGATGCAGCAGGGTTATCTCCCCGAGTCGGAG GCTCAGCGGGCGGTGACGGAGTGTTTAGGACTTCCAGCAGTCCAGAGGAATCACACCGCCGGCTTCAGCT ACCTGATGCCTCAGCCCGCGTCCTCCCTGCAGTCCGCGGTGCCGCTGCCCTCCGGCCTGCCGCCCCGCGCGGCGCTGCGTCCCTGGACCAAAGACCTCAGTCTGTACGAGGAGTTCAAGCTGCGCAGGAACGAGCTGCGGAGGCGGAGCATCAACCGGCGCCGGGAGCTGGAGAAGGCGCTGCCGCAGCCGCTGCTGGCGGACCTG GTGCGCGAGCGTCGAGAGAAGACCAGGCTGAGGGTGGCGAGATGGAGGGCcaagaggaagctgcaggacgGTTCCAACCAGGATCAT GCTCTAGGTGGCGCTGCAGGTCTTTCTCAATCCGGCTTTCCCAtcagcagccagcagcagcagcagcagcagcagcagctcagagtgACCTGTG CCTCCAGCAGCCAGCAGAGACACAGCTCAGCGCCGCCGCCCAACAGCTTCCTCAGCAACCAATCAGCAGCCTCGCCcttcatcccctcctcctcctctctgcttatGAGAAGCCACAACATGGCGCCGCATCAGCACACTGtgacatcctcctcctcctcctcctcttcctcctccttcgtgCAGGTCAGCCTGCTGCAGCAGAGCGTCTCTCTGACAGACGGCGATAACTTGCAGTGA